One region of Olleya sp. Hel_I_94 genomic DNA includes:
- a CDS encoding cation:proton antiporter → MIELGGIIILGILAQWVAWKLKIPAILPLILIGLLVGPIAAEFLSEDGTKWIEPIWNGDEGLFPGESLFYFVSLAISIILFEGGLTLKMSEIKNVGPVITKLISVGSLVTFFGAGIAAHYVFGLTWEISYLFSGLIIVTGPTVITPILRNIPLKKDISAVLKWEGILIDPIGALVAVLVFEFISVDAGGEFTKTALIEFGKIVLFGATFGFTFAHALNFIINKKWVPHYLLNVFALAAVLGVFVLSDVFAHESGLLAVVVMGMVLGNSNSPYLKDLLYFKESLSVLLISILFILLAANINYSELLLIYNWNTVALFAIIILVIRPIGVFLSTYGSKLKLNEKLFISWVGPRGIVAAGIASLFGLKLASKGVEGAEYITPLVFVIVLGTVLLNATTARLFAKLVGVFLTQSNGILIVGASKVSRLIGHYLESHGRHVVLIDSNQNNINKAKELGLEAINTNIYSETLTDNIELNDVGYLMALTGNNEINKYAINKFSKQFGENGAFRLVSTEEMLDENNNPHEGLFSHTDDFNTLSDVTRKFPSIQEIEIIDKAHLMDLIKTTNEDREIVPLFIKDDEGELHIISSYNTNFEDVSEGYYLVYLGKPLDVEKVDTV, encoded by the coding sequence ATGATAGAATTAGGAGGAATCATTATTTTAGGAATACTTGCACAATGGGTTGCTTGGAAATTAAAAATACCAGCAATTTTACCTTTAATATTAATTGGCTTGTTGGTTGGTCCAATTGCAGCCGAGTTTTTAAGTGAAGATGGAACCAAATGGATAGAACCAATATGGAATGGTGACGAAGGTTTATTTCCTGGCGAAAGCTTGTTTTATTTTGTATCCTTAGCCATTAGTATTATTCTTTTTGAAGGAGGTTTAACCTTAAAAATGAGCGAAATTAAAAATGTTGGACCTGTAATTACCAAGTTAATATCTGTAGGGTCTTTGGTTACCTTTTTTGGAGCTGGTATTGCAGCACATTACGTATTTGGGTTAACATGGGAGATTTCATATTTATTTTCAGGATTAATTATTGTTACAGGACCAACAGTAATTACACCTATTTTAAGAAACATTCCGCTTAAAAAAGACATCTCTGCAGTTTTAAAATGGGAAGGGATTTTAATTGATCCAATCGGAGCATTAGTAGCAGTATTAGTATTTGAATTTATTAGTGTTGACGCAGGTGGAGAGTTTACTAAAACCGCATTAATAGAGTTTGGTAAAATTGTGTTATTTGGAGCTACCTTTGGATTTACTTTTGCACATGCTTTAAATTTTATTATTAATAAAAAGTGGGTACCTCATTATTTATTAAATGTCTTTGCATTAGCAGCTGTTTTAGGTGTTTTTGTATTGTCGGATGTCTTTGCGCACGAGTCTGGATTACTTGCAGTAGTGGTCATGGGAATGGTGTTAGGTAACTCAAACTCTCCATACCTAAAAGACTTATTATATTTTAAAGAATCTTTAAGCGTACTATTAATTTCAATATTATTTATTTTACTAGCAGCTAATATTAATTACAGCGAGCTATTATTAATTTATAACTGGAATACAGTAGCGCTTTTTGCTATAATAATATTAGTTATTAGACCTATTGGTGTCTTTTTAAGCACGTATGGATCTAAGCTCAAATTAAACGAAAAACTGTTTATTAGTTGGGTTGGACCACGTGGTATTGTAGCTGCAGGAATCGCTTCGCTTTTTGGTTTAAAATTAGCTAGTAAAGGTGTTGAAGGAGCCGAGTATATTACACCTTTAGTATTTGTAATTGTTTTAGGTACTGTACTTTTAAATGCGACAACAGCTAGACTTTTTGCTAAGTTAGTTGGTGTGTTTTTAACCCAATCTAATGGAATACTAATAGTAGGAGCATCAAAAGTATCTAGGTTAATTGGGCACTACTTAGAGTCACATGGTAGACATGTGGTCCTAATTGATAGTAATCAAAATAACATTAACAAAGCTAAAGAGCTTGGTTTGGAAGCTATAAACACCAATATCTATTCTGAAACATTAACTGATAATATCGAGCTTAATGATGTTGGATATTTAATGGCTTTAACAGGAAACAACGAAATTAATAAATATGCTATCAATAAATTTTCAAAGCAATTTGGAGAAAATGGTGCGTTTAGATTAGTGTCTACAGAAGAGATGTTAGATGAAAATAATAATCCACATGAAGGTTTATTTTCTCATACAGATGACTTTAACACACTTTCAGATGTAACTAGAAAATTTCCTAGTATTCAAGAAATTGAAATTATAGATAAAGCACATCTAATGGATTTAATTAAAACCACAAATGAAGACCGTGAAATAGTTCCATTATTTATAAAGGATGACGAAGGAGAGTTACACATAATATCGTCTTACAACACTAATTTTGAAGACGTAAGTGAAGGTTATTATTTAGTCTATTTAGGAAAACCTTTAGACGTAGAAAAAGTAGACACAGTCTAA
- a CDS encoding M1 family metallopeptidase, giving the protein MKKLFLLISAFGILSSCNSTKQVANSSSNTTDSKSTYWQQHVDYKMDIDMDVNTYQYNGKQTLVYTNNSPDVLNRVYYHLYFNAFQPGSEMDVRSRTIEDPDRRVGDRISKLAPNEIGYIKVKSLKQDGKTLSHETVGTVLEVDLAKPIQPGESVTFTMDFDAQVPQQIRRSGRDNAEGVALSMTQWYPKLAEYDFEGWHADPYIGREFHGVWGDFEVNLTIDKNYVVGGTGYQQGEAEVKGNKKTLRFKAPKVHDFTWAADPDYIHDTMQVPNGPMLNFYYKNDLPAENLQFWKDLQPKTVQLMQYLSENVGKYPYDQYSVIQGGDGGMEYAMCTLITGKRSFGSLVGVTAHEMAHTWFQFLLASNEAKHEWMDEGFTSYISDYAMDAINNTNLKNPAAGAYNGYYYLVKSGKEKPQSTHADRYETNMAYGITAYNKGSVFLSQLGYIIGEDNLKKTLKKYFDDFSFKHPRPLDIIRTAEKISGLELDWYLMDWTQTTNTIDYAITSLEENNSITTVNLERIGLMPMPLDLEVEYTDGTTEQYYIPLQMMRGEKPVATTTKIINDWAWAMPTYSFSISKPKSMIKSITIDPNQLMADIDKTNNTVKQ; this is encoded by the coding sequence ATGAAAAAATTATTTCTTTTAATTTCCGCTTTTGGTATTTTATCGTCTTGTAATTCTACCAAACAAGTTGCCAATTCATCTAGTAACACAACAGATTCTAAATCTACCTATTGGCAACAACATGTAGATTATAAAATGGATATTGATATGGATGTAAACACGTATCAATACAATGGTAAACAAACGTTAGTGTATACTAACAACTCGCCAGATGTTTTAAATCGCGTGTATTACCATTTATATTTTAATGCCTTCCAACCAGGTAGCGAGATGGATGTACGTTCTCGTACTATTGAAGATCCAGATAGACGTGTTGGAGATCGTATTAGTAAATTGGCTCCAAACGAGATTGGTTACATTAAAGTAAAAAGCTTAAAGCAAGATGGTAAAACATTAAGCCATGAGACTGTTGGAACAGTTCTAGAAGTTGACTTAGCAAAACCTATTCAGCCAGGAGAAAGTGTGACTTTTACAATGGATTTTGATGCACAAGTACCACAACAAATTAGACGTTCTGGTCGTGATAATGCAGAAGGTGTTGCTTTATCAATGACGCAATGGTATCCTAAATTAGCAGAATATGATTTTGAAGGATGGCATGCTGACCCATACATTGGACGTGAGTTTCATGGTGTTTGGGGAGATTTTGAAGTAAATTTAACTATTGATAAAAATTACGTTGTTGGTGGTACAGGTTACCAACAAGGCGAAGCTGAAGTAAAAGGAAACAAAAAAACGTTACGTTTTAAAGCACCTAAAGTACATGACTTTACTTGGGCTGCAGATCCAGATTACATCCACGATACTATGCAAGTACCTAATGGTCCGATGCTAAACTTTTATTACAAAAACGATTTACCAGCAGAAAATTTACAGTTTTGGAAAGATTTACAGCCTAAAACAGTACAATTAATGCAATATCTATCTGAAAACGTTGGAAAATATCCATACGATCAATACTCTGTTATACAAGGTGGAGATGGTGGAATGGAGTACGCTATGTGTACTTTAATTACAGGAAAACGTAGTTTTGGTAGTTTAGTTGGTGTTACTGCACACGAAATGGCACATACTTGGTTTCAATTTTTATTAGCTTCTAATGAAGCAAAACATGAATGGATGGACGAAGGTTTTACAAGTTACATTAGTGATTATGCAATGGATGCAATTAATAATACTAACCTAAAAAATCCAGCTGCTGGAGCATATAATGGTTATTACTATTTAGTAAAATCAGGAAAAGAAAAACCACAGTCAACTCATGCAGATCGCTATGAAACTAACATGGCTTACGGTATTACTGCTTATAATAAAGGATCTGTATTTTTATCTCAATTAGGATATATTATTGGAGAGGATAACCTAAAGAAAACGCTTAAAAAATATTTTGATGATTTTTCTTTTAAACACCCTAGACCACTTGATATTATTAGAACTGCTGAAAAGATTTCTGGTTTAGAGCTAGATTGGTACTTAATGGACTGGACACAGACTACAAATACCATTGACTATGCCATTACATCTCTTGAAGAAAATAATAGCATTACAACCGTTAATTTAGAGCGTATTGGGCTAATGCCAATGCCTTTAGATTTAGAAGTAGAATATACAGACGGAACAACAGAGCAATATTACATTCCGTTACAAATGATGCGTGGTGAAAAACCAGTAGCAACAACAACTAAAATTATAAACGATTGGGCTTGGGCAATGCCAACCTACAGCTTTAGTATTAGTAAGCCAAAAAGCATGATTAAATCTATAACTATAGATCCAAATCAGTTAATGGCAGATATAGATAAAACTAATAATACTGTAAAACAGTAG
- the rnpA gene encoding ribonuclease P protein component yields the protein MRLTYNKHEKLKSQKAIEKLFEQGKSVSAYPLRMVYLKNDTTLKVGVSASKRNFKKAVDRIRVKRLLREGYRLNKNLLIDNNNDHFTLMILYLSKEMPDFEVINQKMKTLLSKFNDQISKP from the coding sequence ATGCGTCTTACTTATAATAAACACGAAAAACTTAAAAGCCAAAAAGCAATCGAAAAATTGTTTGAACAAGGTAAATCAGTGTCTGCTTATCCATTACGTATGGTATATTTAAAAAATGATACTACTTTAAAAGTTGGTGTATCTGCTAGTAAACGTAATTTTAAAAAAGCTGTAGATAGGATTCGTGTTAAACGCTTACTTAGGGAAGGCTACAGATTAAATAAAAATCTATTAATAGACAATAATAATGACCATTTCACGCTTATGATTTTATATCTTAGTAAAGAAATGCCAGATTTTGAGGTAATTAATCAAAAAATGAAAACGTTATTATCTAAATTTAATGACCAAATTTCTAAACCATAA
- a CDS encoding S24 family peptidase — protein MQQIDQKITTIINHFNLNNYAFSKRIGVTGTTIDSIINGRLQKDGTRKKTKPGYDVLNAIINVFDINPNYLFGKSKVMLNQDLPSSPSFSSVPQVISVTSDNNENVIYVPIKARAGYLNGYADTQYIQTLPSFYMPNLAHGTFRCFEVQGHSMVSTFFDGDLVFAKYVEQLQDIKNDQIYVVISKNDGIVLKRIINTTTTDKKLILKSDNKDGNYPDFSINIEDIMEIWHVKMFASKQIAQPVDVYDRLHELETKLVQLQDSVLKKDLKNN, from the coding sequence ATGCAGCAGATTGATCAAAAAATCACCACAATAATTAACCATTTTAATCTTAATAATTATGCGTTTTCAAAACGTATAGGTGTGACTGGTACAACTATTGACAGTATTATAAATGGACGTTTACAAAAGGATGGTACACGTAAAAAAACTAAGCCTGGTTATGACGTATTAAACGCCATTATTAATGTATTTGATATCAATCCAAATTATCTATTTGGAAAAAGTAAAGTTATGCTAAATCAAGATTTACCCAGTAGTCCATCATTTTCTAGTGTGCCTCAGGTAATTTCGGTAACAAGTGATAATAACGAAAATGTAATTTATGTACCTATAAAAGCAAGAGCAGGCTACCTAAATGGCTATGCTGACACCCAGTATATTCAAACCTTACCTTCTTTTTATATGCCTAATCTTGCCCATGGTACGTTTAGGTGTTTTGAAGTTCAAGGTCACTCAATGGTAAGTACATTTTTTGATGGAGATTTAGTATTTGCTAAATATGTAGAACAATTACAGGATATAAAAAATGATCAAATTTATGTTGTAATTAGTAAAAACGATGGTATTGTTTTAAAGCGTATTATTAATACCACTACAACGGATAAAAAACTGATTTTAAAAAGTGATAATAAGGACGGAAATTATCCTGATTTTTCAATAAACATTGAAGATATTATGGAAATTTGGCACGTAAAAATGTTTGCATCTAAACAAATAGCTCAACCTGTTGATGTCTACGATAGGTTGCATGAACTTGAAACTAAATTAGTACAATTACAAGATTCAGTATTAAAAAAAGACTTAAAAAATAACTAA
- a CDS encoding MBL fold metallo-hydrolase, with product MKLHPIQAGHFKLDGGAMFGVVPKTLWTRTNPADANNLIDIAARCLLIEDGNRLTLIDTGMGTKQSEKFYGHYNLYGDDTIEKSLKAAGFSTDDVTDVFLTHLHFDHSGGAFNYNKDRTKLESAFKNAHFWSNKDHWKWATEPNRREVASFLKENILPMEQSGRLKFTDLPQDDILKNSALGFDIFYANGHTDKQMIPMINYKGKTICFMADLLPTVGHLPLPFVMGYDTRPLLTLDEKEKFLNLAADNNYYLFLEHDAHNEIITVQHTEKGVRLKDTFTCNDIFN from the coding sequence ATGAAATTACACCCAATACAAGCTGGTCATTTTAAACTAGATGGAGGTGCCATGTTTGGTGTTGTCCCAAAAACTTTATGGACCAGAACCAATCCAGCAGATGCTAATAATTTAATAGATATCGCTGCACGTTGTTTATTAATTGAAGACGGAAACCGTTTGACACTAATTGACACAGGAATGGGAACCAAACAAAGCGAAAAGTTTTATGGTCATTACAACTTATATGGAGATGATACTATTGAAAAATCTTTAAAAGCAGCAGGTTTCTCTACAGACGATGTTACAGATGTGTTTTTAACACACTTACATTTTGACCATTCTGGAGGTGCTTTTAATTATAATAAAGACCGTACAAAATTAGAATCTGCCTTTAAAAATGCTCACTTTTGGAGCAATAAAGACCATTGGAAATGGGCAACAGAACCTAATAGACGTGAAGTTGCCTCGTTTTTAAAAGAAAACATATTGCCAATGGAACAAAGTGGACGACTAAAATTTACAGACCTTCCGCAGGATGATATTTTAAAAAATTCAGCTTTAGGTTTCGATATATTTTATGCCAATGGACATACAGACAAACAAATGATACCAATGATTAATTACAAAGGTAAAACCATTTGTTTTATGGCAGACTTATTACCAACCGTTGGACATTTACCTTTACCCTTTGTAATGGGTTATGATACAAGACCATTGTTGACGTTAGACGAAAAAGAAAAATTCCTGAATCTAGCAGCAGATAACAATTATTACTTATTTTTGGAACACGATGCACACAACGAAATAATTACTGTGCAACACACAGAAAAAGGCGTACGATTAAAAGACACCTTTACTTGTAACGATATTTTTAATTAA
- a CDS encoding S8 family peptidase produces MKITYKPILFSAFAAIVLSSCGGSAPILSTPIENIDNTPMKESALTDAEAHNWGHLDLVKDTIPGMSVDKAYAEIIKGKKGQQIIVAVIDSGIDITHEDLDGVIWTNPKEIAGNGKDDDNNGYIDDVHGWNFLGDGYDEQLEMTRIVATGDTSIPRYAEAAEKLEKDYQQALSGKQRYDQIYGQVSSANKVLTAHFKKEDYTPAEVNAITAEEGSELATAVATAKFMYANGMTSISEAEKQIKGGVEYFTDQLNANLNKDFNGRKTGDNPNDFNDKPGYGNGNVMPVKKSESHGTHVAGIIAAERNNGLGANGVANNVKIMSLRAVPNGDEYDKDIAKAIRYAVDNGAKVINGSFGKSFSMHPEWVRDAIKYASDKGVIFVHAAGNDSKDVDVEANFPDDNIDYVELSNTYIRVGALAPSYGTKLVAGFSNYGKKNVDVFAPGAQVYSTTPENEYDTKGGTSMAAPAVAGVAALVWSQYPKLTGAQVKQIIMDSGLAVTSKVIVGGDAKNIQPFSDLSQSAKIVNAYNALVMASQISK; encoded by the coding sequence ATGAAGATTACCTATAAACCAATTTTATTTTCGGCTTTTGCTGCGATAGTTTTATCTAGTTGCGGTGGAAGTGCTCCAATATTATCTACACCTATAGAAAATATTGACAACACACCAATGAAAGAATCTGCTTTAACAGACGCAGAAGCACACAATTGGGGACACTTAGATTTAGTAAAAGATACTATTCCTGGTATGAGTGTTGATAAGGCTTACGCCGAAATTATTAAAGGTAAAAAAGGACAGCAAATTATTGTTGCTGTTATTGACTCTGGTATAGATATTACACACGAAGATTTAGATGGTGTTATCTGGACTAACCCTAAAGAAATTGCAGGAAACGGAAAAGATGATGACAATAATGGTTACATCGATGATGTCCATGGATGGAACTTTTTAGGAGATGGTTATGACGAGCAGTTAGAAATGACGCGTATTGTTGCAACTGGAGACACAAGTATCCCAAGATATGCTGAAGCAGCAGAAAAACTAGAAAAAGATTACCAACAAGCCTTAAGTGGTAAGCAACGTTACGACCAAATATATGGTCAAGTAAGTAGCGCAAATAAAGTATTAACTGCACACTTTAAAAAAGAAGATTATACACCTGCAGAAGTTAACGCAATCACTGCAGAAGAAGGATCTGAATTAGCAACAGCAGTAGCTACAGCTAAATTTATGTATGCTAACGGGATGACATCTATTTCTGAAGCTGAAAAGCAAATTAAAGGTGGTGTAGAGTATTTTACTGACCAATTAAACGCTAACTTAAACAAAGACTTTAACGGTCGTAAAACAGGAGATAATCCAAACGATTTTAACGATAAGCCAGGTTACGGAAACGGAAACGTTATGCCAGTAAAAAAATCTGAAAGTCATGGAACACACGTTGCGGGTATTATTGCTGCAGAGCGTAACAATGGTTTAGGAGCAAATGGTGTTGCTAATAACGTAAAAATTATGTCGCTTCGTGCAGTACCAAATGGTGACGAGTACGATAAAGATATTGCAAAAGCAATTAGATATGCTGTAGATAATGGCGCTAAAGTAATTAACGGTAGTTTTGGTAAAAGCTTTTCTATGCACCCAGAATGGGTAAGAGATGCTATCAAATATGCAAGTGATAAAGGTGTGATTTTTGTACATGCTGCTGGTAACGATAGTAAAGATGTAGATGTTGAAGCTAACTTCCCTGATGACAATATTGATTATGTAGAGTTATCAAACACTTACATTCGTGTTGGTGCATTAGCACCAAGTTATGGTACAAAATTAGTTGCTGGTTTTTCTAACTACGGTAAGAAAAATGTAGATGTTTTTGCTCCAGGAGCTCAAGTATATTCTACAACTCCAGAAAACGAATATGATACTAAAGGTGGTACAAGTATGGCTGCTCCTGCTGTTGCAGGTGTTGCTGCTTTAGTTTGGTCACAATATCCAAAACTAACAGGTGCACAAGTAAAACAAATTATTATGGATTCTGGTTTAGCTGTAACGTCTAAAGTTATTGTTGGTGGAGATGCTAAAAACATTCAACCATTTTCTGACCTAAGTCAATCGGCTAAAATTGTAAATGCTTATAACGCTTTAGTTATGGCTTCACAAATTTCTAAATAA
- a CDS encoding universal stress protein, whose product MTIKPFKTIGIGIAFSPNLKANIFEAARLALFFDAKLIMIHIGAQSDDKSKTINSILSSFKKDNLKYEVVFKSGNPVAAILDTTNKKDIDLLIIGAAKRENLLKYYVGSIARKITRQAKCSLLLLINPSIDRIVCRHIVVNGLEDPKTEQTIATAFYVASKLKAEKITIVEEIKPNEIAVNVDDDKSLRHANIVRERISNRETSRINHIIEDLPQEYTNTIAIKSQPIFGTQGYSIGHYAQISRADLLVMNAPTKMTFWDRLFPHDIEHILTELPTDVLIIQ is encoded by the coding sequence TTGACAATAAAGCCCTTTAAAACCATTGGAATTGGTATCGCGTTTTCGCCCAATCTTAAAGCTAATATTTTTGAAGCTGCTAGACTAGCTTTATTTTTTGATGCTAAACTAATTATGATTCATATTGGAGCACAATCTGATGATAAGTCAAAAACCATAAATAGTATATTAAGTAGCTTTAAGAAAGATAATCTAAAGTATGAAGTCGTCTTTAAATCAGGAAACCCAGTTGCTGCTATATTAGACACTACAAATAAAAAAGATATAGACCTTTTAATTATTGGAGCTGCTAAACGTGAAAATTTATTAAAATACTATGTTGGTTCTATTGCTAGGAAAATAACTAGACAAGCCAAGTGTAGTCTACTATTATTAATTAATCCATCTATTGACAGAATTGTATGTAGACACATAGTTGTTAATGGATTAGAAGATCCAAAAACCGAACAAACCATAGCGACTGCCTTTTATGTTGCATCAAAACTTAAAGCCGAAAAAATAACAATAGTAGAAGAAATTAAGCCCAATGAAATTGCAGTTAATGTGGATGATGACAAATCTTTAAGACATGCTAATATTGTCAGAGAACGTATTAGTAATCGTGAAACCTCAAGAATTAATCATATAATTGAAGATTTACCACAAGAATATACTAATACTATTGCAATAAAATCGCAACCTATTTTTGGAACCCAAGGGTATTCCATTGGTCATTATGCCCAAATATCTCGAGCAGATTTGTTAGTCATGAACGCGCCAACAAAAATGACGTTTTGGGATCGTTTATTTCCGCATGATATTGAACATATTTTAACTGAGCTACCAACCGATGTTTTAATTATTCAATGA
- a CDS encoding SulP family inorganic anion transporter, whose product MSPKQNNTTVFFKALPKNIFSGFVVSLIALPLGLGLAMASDAPPISGVIAAVIGGILVSILGGSHVTISGPGNGLVGVLLGTILTLGIESAYAAIICSGALLLLLGFLRLGKLADFFPSSAIQGMLAAIGLIILGKQFHIMLAHRIKREDTVDYLFEIPFTINDAIHYDNTGLIYAALAGVISFLIMIFYSKLRNKYLQLIPAPMWIVILSIGFSYYFELVAHQANPIAINYMISGIPEFSEIISQIPTVDFSKIGTFPFWTSVLALTLIASIESLLSIKAVDKLDPEKRRSNVNRDLKALGLATIGSGFLGGLNVVTVIARSSVNVNNGGSNRSSNFFHAFFLVIFIVLFSTQLARIPLPALMAILVYTGYKLASPENIKKIFRIGKEQLIIFFVTLIVTLKIGLISGILSGVLITFIIHIVLNKSISLFARNWLKPNVLMFQEDGHYYISVKHFCSFLNFYKLKAKLDAVPENEDVIIDFSLCQFVDHTVMENLNNYQELFAKRGGHFEVLGLDLHDTDSEHPFALRRLLPVPNVIKNSLTRRQTTMEELANDYNLDYNAKKEKQTGFLNNFLFFRVKQINYIYNQTINKSNGLKLFDIEFSEGEFIAKEVVRSTMLHIKLNKQIPEFTLDREGFLEKVYAFAGFKDIPIKNHTDFSNRFYLLGEDTQAIQQFFTDEITHFFESNPYYHIESNGQDLLVFGRERLASIKEIKAIYDFGKRLKAVIS is encoded by the coding sequence ATGAGTCCAAAACAAAATAATACAACAGTCTTTTTTAAAGCATTACCTAAAAATATATTTTCTGGTTTTGTGGTAAGTCTTATTGCCTTACCTTTAGGTTTAGGCTTGGCTATGGCTAGTGATGCACCTCCAATTTCTGGAGTAATTGCTGCTGTAATTGGTGGAATTTTAGTCTCTATTTTAGGTGGTAGTCACGTTACTATCTCTGGTCCAGGTAACGGATTAGTTGGTGTACTTTTAGGTACTATTTTAACCTTGGGTATAGAAAGTGCTTATGCTGCCATTATTTGCTCTGGAGCCTTATTATTACTTTTAGGCTTTTTAAGATTAGGCAAATTAGCAGATTTTTTTCCATCCTCTGCCATTCAAGGTATGCTAGCTGCTATTGGTCTTATTATACTAGGAAAACAGTTTCATATTATGTTAGCGCATAGGATTAAAAGGGAAGATACGGTTGATTATTTATTCGAAATCCCATTTACTATAAACGATGCTATACATTACGATAATACAGGATTAATTTATGCTGCATTAGCTGGAGTTATTAGTTTTTTAATTATGATATTTTATTCTAAACTAAGAAACAAATACTTACAACTTATACCTGCTCCAATGTGGATTGTTATACTTTCTATTGGATTTAGTTATTACTTTGAGTTGGTTGCGCATCAAGCCAACCCAATTGCAATAAATTACATGATTTCTGGTATACCAGAATTTTCAGAAATTATATCGCAAATACCAACTGTGGATTTTAGTAAAATCGGGACATTTCCGTTTTGGACTAGTGTATTAGCTTTAACATTAATTGCTAGTATAGAGTCCTTGTTAAGCATCAAAGCTGTAGATAAATTAGATCCAGAAAAAAGAAGAAGTAATGTAAACAGAGATCTTAAAGCCTTAGGATTAGCAACCATAGGAAGTGGATTTTTAGGTGGTCTTAATGTCGTAACTGTAATTGCAAGAAGCTCAGTTAACGTTAATAATGGCGGTAGTAATAGGTCTTCCAACTTTTTTCATGCTTTCTTTTTAGTTATTTTTATTGTCTTATTTAGTACGCAATTAGCACGTATACCATTACCAGCATTAATGGCAATATTAGTTTACACAGGATATAAACTAGCGTCTCCAGAAAATATTAAAAAGATTTTTAGAATTGGAAAAGAACAGTTAATCATCTTTTTTGTTACCCTAATTGTTACATTAAAAATTGGTTTAATTTCAGGTATTTTATCAGGAGTATTAATCACATTTATTATACATATTGTCTTAAATAAAAGTATATCACTTTTTGCCAGAAATTGGCTTAAACCAAACGTTTTAATGTTTCAAGAAGATGGTCATTATTACATAAGTGTTAAGCATTTTTGTAGCTTTTTAAATTTCTATAAATTAAAAGCTAAATTAGATGCAGTACCAGAAAACGAAGACGTTATTATTGATTTTTCGCTATGCCAATTTGTGGACCATACCGTTATGGAAAACCTTAATAACTATCAAGAGCTATTTGCAAAACGTGGTGGACACTTTGAAGTTTTAGGCTTAGATTTACACGATACAGACTCAGAACATCCATTTGCATTGCGTCGCTTACTTCCTGTACCAAATGTTATTAAAAATAGCTTGACGCGTCGTCAAACCACCATGGAGGAGTTAGCAAACGATTACAACTTAGACTACAATGCTAAAAAAGAAAAACAAACGGGCTTTTTAAACAATTTTTTATTTTTCAGGGTAAAACAAATCAACTACATCTATAACCAAACCATTAATAAAAGCAATGGTTTAAAATTATTTGATATCGAGTTTTCTGAAGGAGAATTTATTGCTAAAGAAGTCGTGCGTAGTACAATGCTTCATATTAAACTAAACAAACAAATTCCAGAGTTTACTCTAGACAGAGAAGGGTTTTTAGAAAAAGTCTATGCTTTTGCAGGTTTTAAAGATATTCCTATTAAAAACCACACCGATTTTTCCAATCGCTTTTATTTACTAGGTGAAGATACGCAAGCTATACAACAGTTTTTTACAGATGAAATCACGCACTTTTTTGAAAGTAATCCCTACTACCATATCGAGTCTAATGGTCAAGATTTGTTGGTCTTTGGACGCGAGCGATTAGCTAGTATAAAAGAAATTAAAGCAATTTACGATTTTGGTAAACGTCTAAAAGCGGTTATTTCTTAA